ACCGGCTGCACGCTGTCTTCCGCCATTGCGGCGCATCTGGCGCTGGGCTTCGGGTTGCCCGAGGCCGTCGAGCGTGCGCGCGCCTATGTCGTCGGCGCCATGGCCGCCGGTGCGGATGTGAAGGTCGGTGCGGGACACGGTCCGCTCAACCACGGCTTTGCGCCAGTGCCGGCGCATCGCTTGCCGTTGTAGACGTAGCCTTGGGCCGGCTGATCCAGGCCAGCAAGAAGGTGGCTGCCAGTGTGGGCAGCGCCGAGCCGAACTGCGGTGCCCATTTGGCAAGCGCGTGATAAGCCGCAATGCCTGCGATCCAGATCAGCGCCGCGCCCCAATCGATCTGGCGCGCACTGGCGGCCGTCGCAGCCTGGCCGCTGCCGAGGCGACCGAGGATCACGCCATACAACGGCACGAACACCGAACTCAGCAGCAGCAGGAAAGGTTCGAGCGTGTGCATCGGCAGCACCAGCGCGAGCGCAATGCACAGCACGGCCAGCAGCAGGCCCCAGCGCTTCACGCTCCAGCGCGGCAGCAGGCTGTGGGTGGACACCGAGCCCGAATAGACATCGCCATACGCGTTGTCGAGTTCGTCGATCAGGATCAGCCCCAGCGCTACCAGCCCGCCTTGCGCGAGCAGCAGTGCGGTGACCAGGCCCGTGCCCGGCTCGGCCACGCTGACCACCATCACGCCGAGGGCGTAGCACCAGATGTTGGCGAGCGCATAGCCGATCCAGGTGCCGCTGAACGCGCTGCCGAGCCCGCCCTTGCCCGAGGCGCTGCGCTTGCCGTGGCGCGCGTAGTCGGCCACCAGCGGCAGCCACGACACCGGCATGGCAATCACGAGGTCGAGCGCGCCGAACATGCCCATGCTGCCGTCGCCCGGCCGCGCCCAGAAGGCATCCAGCCCCTTGGCCTGCAGCCGCGTCGCGAATTGCCAGCTGAGCCAGAGCAGCGACAGCACCACCAGCGGCAGGCCGAAGCGGCTGACGAAGCGCCGCACCAGCTTGACCATGGAGCCTGCCAGCAGCACCAACAGCACCGCGCCCCAGAGCAGCGTGGTGAGGGCGCCGCCGAGCGGCCCGGTGAGCGTCAAACCGAATGCCTGCTGGCCGATCGCCTGCGTGCCCTCGCGCATGATCACGAGCTCGAAGGTGGTCCAGCCCACCAGCTGCACGATGTTGAGCAGCACCGGCAGCCGCGCGAAGGCGCTGCCGTAGGTGGCGTGCATCAGCCCGGCGCTCGCCAGGCCGGTTTCGCAGCCCAGCCGCGCGGTCCAGGCCAGCAGACCCGCGCCGAGCAGCGAGCCCAGCACGATCGCGATGGCCGCGTCGCGCGTGCCCACCGCCGGCACCAGGTAGGCGCCGATCTGCATCACCAGCAGCCCGACGCCCAGGCTGAACCAGAGCGAGGCGTGGTCGTGCCAGCCGAACACGCGCTGCGACGCGGGCAACGGCGCCAGCGCCTCGTTGGCGGAAGAAAGTTCATCGTCGTGTGCCATCCAGTTGCTCCAGTGCAAAAGGTTTGGCAGGTGGGCGAGGCTCCGGCGGTGGAGCCATCGCGCGAGACAACGCGACAGGCCGCCGGACCAGCTTCCCTGCGCGAGGATTACCTCAGTCAGGTTCAAAGGGACTCTCTCAGTCAGCCCCGGAACTGATTCCGGTTCGACACCCCTAGCGGTGGTGCTCCGCGCCGTGGCGCAAAGCGGAAACTATTGTACGAGCCTCGGCGCGCAGCATCCAGACGGTGGGGGGCAATCGGCCCGCCGACGGCTTCGGCGATCTTTAGCGGCGAGCGCCGGCCACGCCCAGCAGTTCATGCAGCCGGGTGCTGGTGGTCGTGTACTGCAGCGGAATCGCCTTGCCCGGGAACACCAGGGCAGCGGCGCCCCAGGCGGCCAGAGTGGCCTCGTGGAAGCCGCAGACGATGAGCTTCTTCTTGCCCGGGTAAGTGTTGATGTCGCCCACCGCGAACACGCCGCGCTCTCGCGTTTCGTATTTTTCGGTGTCGACGGGCACCTGCTTGCGTTCGAGCTCCAGGCCCCAGTCGGCAATGGGGCCGAGGCGGGGCGAGATGCCGAGGCAGGCGACCAGCGCATCGAGCGGCAAGTCGACGGTCGTTGCCTCGGGCGTGGTGATCTGCAGTTGCTTGCCGTCGAAGGCGGTGGGCTGGCCGACCTTGAAGGCCAGCTTGCCCGCGGTCACGAGGGCGCGCATCGAGGCAATGTTCGCCTCATCGGCCTGGAAACCATCGCGCCGATGCACCAGCGTGACCTGCTTGGCGATGCCCGTGAGCGCAATGGCGGTTTCCAGCGCAACGTCGTCTCCGCCATTCACCACCACCGTCTGCCCCGCAAAGCGGTCCAGCGAATCGGGGTGATAGAAAAGCGAGCTGCCCTCGAATCGCGCAATGCCTTCGACGGCAATGTGCTTGGGCACGAAGGCGCCGACGCCGGCCGCGATGAACACCGTCTTGGCCAGGAAAGCCGTGCCCGCCGAAGTCGTCAGCAGCAGGCGCTCATCGGCCTGCCGTTCGAGCGTGGCGACCTGTTCGCCGAAATGAAACTGCGGCTTGAACGGCGCCACCTGCTCCAGCAGCGATTGCGCGAGGCCGCGCCCGCTGGTGACCGGGGTGCCGGGAATGTCGTAGATCGGCTTGTCGCCGTAGAGCGCCATGCACTGGCCGCCCGCGGCGGGCAGCGCATCGACGATGTGGCAGGAGATCTCGAGCAGGCCGAGCTGAAAGGCCTGGAACAGCCCGACCGGACCGGCGCCGATGATGAGCGCGTCGGTTTCGATGGGGGCTGCGCCTTCGGGGTTCAACGGACCAGTTCGCCGACCTTGTCGGTCTTGTCTTTCCAGTCGTCGGCATCGGGCAGCGCAGGCTTGCGCTTGGTGATGCTCTTCCAGCCGTCGGCCAGCGCGAGTTCGGCATTGAGCTTGATGAAGGCGATCTGGTTGGCCGGGAGGTCTTCCTCGGCGTAGATCGCATTGACCGGGCATTCGGGGATGCAGACCGCGCAATCGATGCACTCGTCCGGGTCGATCACCAGCATGTTCGGACCTTCGCGGAAGCAATCCACGGGGCACACGTCCACGCAGTCGGTGTATTTGCAGCGGATGCAGGCTTCAGAGACGACGTGGGTCATTTGTCTTCTAACGTCAATGTGTGTGGTCGGGAAAACCCGAGATTTTAGGCCTTTGCGGCGGCAGGCTGCACGAGCACCGCCGCGGCGGTCTTGTGGGAGGCCGTATCGACCAGCACCAGCGAGCCCAAGGCGCGCGATTGCGTGAAGGGCAGAACCGCCAAGGGCTGCTGCAACGCCAGCACCACGTCGCCGATGGAATTGGCTTCCAGCTGCGTGGCGGGTTCGGATTCGAGCGTCGTGATGTTCACGCGATCGACGATGCGCGCCACCTTGGCCTTGACCCAGCGATGCCCCTGCAGCGCCCAGTACACGCGTCCCGCGACCAGTGGCTCGTCGTCGAGCCAGGCCACGGTGGCGGTGATTTCGCGCACCGGCTCGAAGGCGTCGGGCGCCAGCAGCCAGTCGCCGCGCGACACGTCGACTTCGCGGTCGAGCACGATGCCGGCGCTGTGGCCCGCGTGCACGGTCTTCGGCTGACGCGTATGGCTCAGCACCTGGGCGACCGTGGCGGTCTGGTTGCTGGGCAGCACGGTCACGCGCTGGCCGGGTTCCACGTGGCCCGAGGCCACGCGGCCCCAGAACACGCGGCGGCCTTGCGAGGTGTCGGCCGAGGAAGAGAACTTTTCGACCCACTGCACCGGAAACGCGAAAGGCACGGCCTCGTCCTGCACGGTGACCGGCAGGTCCTCGAGCAGTTCGAGCAGGCTCGGGCCTTCGTAGCCCACCCAGTCGGCATGGCGCGTGGCCACGTTCCAGCCCTTGAGGGCCGAGATGGGAACGATGCCGGCCACCTGCACGCCGGCCGCCTCGGCGAAGGTGGTCAGGGCGGTCGAGATGCGTTCGAAGGCCAGGCCGGCATCGTCGATGGCGTCGAGCTTGTTGACCGCGAACACGATCGACTGCACGCGCAGCAGATGGCTCAGCAGCGTGTGGCGGCGCGTTTGCGGCAGCAGTTCGCGCTTGACCACGGTGCCGTCTTCCACTTCGGCGGCCCAGGCCAGCTTGGTGGCGTCGACCAGCACCACGGCGGCATCGGCGGCCGAGGCGGCCGTGACCATGTTGCGGGTGTACTGCTCATGGCCCGGCGCGTCGCCGATGATG
The Variovorax paradoxus genome window above contains:
- the fdxA gene encoding ferredoxin FdxA, with protein sequence MTHVVSEACIRCKYTDCVDVCPVDCFREGPNMLVIDPDECIDCAVCIPECPVNAIYAEEDLPANQIAFIKLNAELALADGWKSITKRKPALPDADDWKDKTDKVGELVR
- a CDS encoding purine-cytosine permease family protein, with protein sequence MAHDDELSSANEALAPLPASQRVFGWHDHASLWFSLGVGLLVMQIGAYLVPAVGTRDAAIAIVLGSLLGAGLLAWTARLGCETGLASAGLMHATYGSAFARLPVLLNIVQLVGWTTFELVIMREGTQAIGQQAFGLTLTGPLGGALTTLLWGAVLLVLLAGSMVKLVRRFVSRFGLPLVVLSLLWLSWQFATRLQAKGLDAFWARPGDGSMGMFGALDLVIAMPVSWLPLVADYARHGKRSASGKGGLGSAFSGTWIGYALANIWCYALGVMVVSVAEPGTGLVTALLLAQGGLVALGLILIDELDNAYGDVYSGSVSTHSLLPRWSVKRWGLLLAVLCIALALVLPMHTLEPFLLLLSSVFVPLYGVILGRLGSGQAATAASARQIDWGAALIWIAGIAAYHALAKWAPQFGSALPTLAATFLLAWISRPKATSTTASDAPALAQSRG
- a CDS encoding NAD(P)/FAD-dependent oxidoreductase gives rise to the protein MNPEGAAPIETDALIIGAGPVGLFQAFQLGLLEISCHIVDALPAAGGQCMALYGDKPIYDIPGTPVTSGRGLAQSLLEQVAPFKPQFHFGEQVATLERQADERLLLTTSAGTAFLAKTVFIAAGVGAFVPKHIAVEGIARFEGSSLFYHPDSLDRFAGQTVVVNGGDDVALETAIALTGIAKQVTLVHRRDGFQADEANIASMRALVTAGKLAFKVGQPTAFDGKQLQITTPEATTVDLPLDALVACLGISPRLGPIADWGLELERKQVPVDTEKYETRERGVFAVGDINTYPGKKKLIVCGFHEATLAAWGAAALVFPGKAIPLQYTTTSTRLHELLGVAGARR
- a CDS encoding sulfate adenylyltransferase subunit 1 is translated as MSATTATLDSTALHGDTGTALRFITCGSVDDGKSTLIGRLLVDSKTVLQDQLAGVQRGGETDLALLTDGLSAEREQGITIDVAYRYFSTAKRKFIIGDAPGHEQYTRNMVTAASAADAAVVLVDATKLAWAAEVEDGTVVKRELLPQTRRHTLLSHLLRVQSIVFAVNKLDAIDDAGLAFERISTALTTFAEAAGVQVAGIVPISALKGWNVATRHADWVGYEGPSLLELLEDLPVTVQDEAVPFAFPVQWVEKFSSSADTSQGRRVFWGRVASGHVEPGQRVTVLPSNQTATVAQVLSHTRQPKTVHAGHSAGIVLDREVDVSRGDWLLAPDAFEPVREITATVAWLDDEPLVAGRVYWALQGHRWVKAKVARIVDRVNITTLESEPATQLEANSIGDVVLALQQPLAVLPFTQSRALGSLVLVDTASHKTAAAVLVQPAAAKA